In Corvus moneduloides isolate bCorMon1 chromosome 3, bCorMon1.pri, whole genome shotgun sequence, one DNA window encodes the following:
- the RDH14 gene encoding retinol dehydrogenase 14 has translation MAAALPALALGAGLLVAAWRWLWGAARPVRGGSMRGKTVIITGANSGLGRAAAAELLRMRARVIMGCRDRARAERAAREIRAEVGEQADGAGELVVRELDLASLRSVRAFCHRVLQEESRLDVLINNAGIFQCPYMKTEDGFEMQFGVNHLGHFLLTNLLLGLLKNSAPSRIVVVSSKLYKYGEINFEDLNSEISYNKSFCYSRSKLANILFARELARRLEGTGVTVNSLHPGIVRTNLGRHVNIPLLAKPLFNLVSWAFFKTPLEGAQTSIYLASSPDVEGVSGKYFGDCKEEELLPKAMDDLVARKLWDISEVMVGLLK, from the exons ATGGCCGCGGCGCTGCCGGCGCTGGCCCTGGGCGcggggctgctggtggccgCCTGGCGCTGGCTGtggggcgcggcgcggcccgTGCGCGGGGGCTCCATGCGGGGCAAGACCGTCATCATCACCGGCGCCAACAGCGGGCtgggccgggcggcggcggcagagCTGCTGCGGATGCGGGCCCGCGTCATCATGGGCTGCCGCGACCGGGCGCGGGCCGAGCGGGCGGCCCGCGAGATCCGGGCTGAGGTGGGCGAGCAGGCGGACGGCGCGGGCGAGCTGGTGGTCCGCGAGCTGGACCTGGCCTCGCTGCGCTCCGTGCGCGCCTTCTGCCACCGCGTCCTGCAG GAAGAGTCAAGGCTGGATGTTCTGATAAATAATGCAGGCATATTCCAGTGTCCATACATGAAGACGGAGGATGGTTTTGAGATGCAGTTTGGTGTAAACCACTTGGGCCACTTCTTGCTCACCAACCTTCTTCTGGGCCTCCTCAAAAATTCTGCCCCTAGCAGGATTGTTGTAGTATCCTCAAAGCTTTACAAATATGGAGAGATCAACTTTGAAGACTTGAACAGTGAAATAAGCTACAATAAAAGCTTTTGTTACAGCCGAAGTAAACTGGCTAACATATTATTTGCCAGGGAGTTGGCCCGTCGGTTGGAAGGGACAGGAGTCACCGTGAACTCGCTTCATCCTGGGATTGTCAGAACAAATCTAGGCAGGCATGTGAATATTCCTTTGCTGGCCAAACCTCTGTTCAACTTGGTGTCATGGGCTTTCTTCAAAACGCCTCTGGAAGGAGCCCAGACATCTATTTATTTGGCCTCTTCTCCTGATGTTGAAGGTGTGTCAGGAAAGTATTTTGGAGACTGCAAAGAGGAAGAACTCCTGCCCAAAGCCATGGATGACTTGGTTGCAAGAAAATTGTGGGATATCAGTGAAGTGATGGTTGGCTTACTGAAGTAA
- the LOC116441783 gene encoding cytosolic 5'-nucleotidase 1B-like has product MSGSGSEEPQSSQAAEDGQQEAEQDWAAAKAFYDNLVTKRARPPKPQNAITVAVSSRALFDLVEERRIYEEHGVEKYVEYQQNNENVTLKPGPAFYFVKALEHVNARLLELYPDDEERFDIVLMTNNHAQVGVRLINSINHYGLTIERFCMTGGESPIGYLTAYLTNLYLSADSEKVQEAIEAGIASATMFTANKDVAYSDTQLRVAFDGDAVIFSDESEQIVKEHGLDRFFEHEQLNENKPLAQGPLKGFLEDLGKLQKKFYAKNERLNCPIRTYLVTARSAASSGARVLKTLRSWGLEIDEALFLAGAPKGPVLVKIRPHIFFDDQMFHIEGAQKLGTIAAHVPYGVAQKYHKST; this is encoded by the exons ATGAGCGGCTCCGGCTCGGAGGAGCCGCAGTCCAGCCAGGCGGCGGAGGACGGGCAGCAGGAGGCCGAGCAAGACTGGGCGGCGGCCAAGGCTTTCTACGACAACCTGGTTACCAAGAGAGCCCGGCCG CCCAAGCCCCAGAACGCCATCACGGTGGCCGTGTCTTCCCGAGCACTCTTCGACCTGGTGGAGGAGCGGCGGATCTACGAAGAGCATGGGGTGGAGAAGTACGTGGAGTACCAGCAGAACAACGAGAACGTCACCCTCAAGCCCGGACCGGCGTTCTATTTCGTCAAG GCACTGGAGCATGTCAATGCCCGGCTTCTTGAGCTGTACCCTGATGATGAAGAACGGTTTGATATTGTCCTGATGACTAATAACCACGCCCAAGTGGGAGTGAGGCTCATAAACAGCATCAATCACTAtg GCTTAACAATTGAACGTTTCTGTATGACGGGAGGAGAGAGCCCCATTGGTTACCTGACTGCGTACCTCACGAACCTGTACCTCTCAGCAGATTCTGAAAAAGTGCAGGAAGCTATAGAAGCAG GCATTGCATCAGCTACAATGTTCACTGCCAACAAAGATGTTGCTTACTCAGATACACAGCTGAGGGTGGCATTTGATGGGGATGCTGTTATCTTTTCTGATGAATCAGAACAGATTGTCAAGGAACATGGATTAGACAGATTTTTTGAACATGAACAGctgaatgaaaataaacctCTTGCACAG GGTCCTTTGAAGGGTTTTCTGGAAGACCTGGGGAAACTCCAGAAGAAGTTCTATGCAAAAAACGAACGATTAAATTGTCCTATAAGGACGTACCTGGTCACAGCCAGAAGTGCAGCAAGCTCTGGAGCCAGAGTGCTGAAGACTCTCCGCAGCTGGGGTCTGGAGATTGATGAGGCACTTTTCTTAGCAGGAGCACCTAAAGGACCAGTCCTGGTGAAAATTCGCCCCCACATTTTCTTTGATGACCAGATGTTCCACATCGAAGGAGCACAGAAATTAGGCACCATAGCTGCACACGTTCCCTATGGCGTTGCTCAGAAGTACCACAAATCTACATGA